One Bacillota bacterium genomic window carries:
- a CDS encoding ATP-binding cassette domain-containing protein: protein MLEFKNIKKTYHVGGIETKALDDISVAFREKEFVAILGTSGSGKTTCLNIIGGLDHYDSGELTIKGKKTSDFSDQDWDAYRNNSIGFVFQNYNLISHLSIVANVELGMTLSGVPTEEKHKRALEVLEQVGLKEHLHKNPNQLSGGQMQRVAIARALANDPEILLCDEPTGALDTTTSVQIMDLIKTVAKDRLVIMVTHNPDIAEKYADRVIRFQDGKIISDSHPHQERPKPDSFILKKTSMNFLSALKLSFNNLRTKKGRTFLTALASSIGIIGIAVILSLSTGFQKQIDTFQNDAMSEFPIIISQTSMELNAENISSMQDRIKDRMMGTEEFADSEEVYLYDSSETTIAHKNIITDEYMDYLNNIDPEIAKSIGYTRIVGMNMLRKVDNTVKPVSISNIMTSMGQGMDLSSMSNMANIGSMDEIGLSSYPETLEENEEPYLVKNYDLLAGDYPKEPTEIVLVVDSKNRIDYNKLKALGFDTENVTSIKFSDIVGTEFKIISNDDFYIKTDMGNYVPGQDYESMYDSDKSITVQIVGVVRQKQDVQIGILGTGIAHSDALSQMIIDDASNSEIVKAQQQSDKNVMSMEDMDEETKNNFLSYLGGNASPFMVMVYPDNFENKDAVLEYLEAYNEGKDLENQVFYTDLAGRMTDLTGGIMDAITLVLIAFAAISLVVSLIMIGIITYTSVLERTKEIGVLRALGARKKDITRVFDAETLILGVFSGVLGVVIAWLLTFPINSLLYDWTGLSGVANLQMLHAIVLVVISTILTVLGGHIPARMASQKDAVEALRSE, encoded by the coding sequence ATGCTTGAATTTAAAAATATTAAGAAAACTTATCATGTTGGTGGTATCGAAACAAAAGCGTTGGATGATATCAGTGTCGCTTTCCGTGAAAAGGAATTTGTTGCAATTCTTGGGACCAGCGGATCGGGAAAGACCACATGTCTTAACATAATTGGCGGGTTAGATCACTATGATTCTGGAGAACTGACTATAAAGGGAAAGAAAACATCAGATTTTAGTGATCAAGACTGGGATGCTTACCGTAACAACTCTATTGGCTTTGTATTTCAAAATTATAATTTGATTTCTCACTTGAGTATTGTTGCAAATGTTGAACTCGGTATGACGCTGAGTGGTGTACCGACGGAAGAAAAACATAAAAGAGCGCTTGAAGTATTGGAACAGGTCGGCCTGAAAGAGCACCTGCACAAAAACCCAAATCAGCTATCCGGCGGCCAGATGCAGCGTGTTGCCATAGCCCGTGCATTGGCAAATGATCCGGAAATTCTCTTATGTGATGAGCCGACTGGAGCTTTGGATACTACCACCAGCGTACAGATTATGGATCTAATTAAAACTGTTGCGAAGGATCGCCTGGTTATTATGGTTACCCATAATCCTGATATTGCAGAAAAATATGCAGATAGGGTTATTCGTTTCCAGGATGGTAAAATCATATCCGATAGTCATCCTCATCAGGAAAGACCAAAGCCGGACAGCTTTATACTTAAAAAAACCAGCATGAATTTTCTGTCGGCATTAAAACTTTCATTTAACAATTTAAGAACCAAAAAAGGAAGAACGTTTTTAACAGCATTAGCTTCTAGTATCGGTATCATAGGGATTGCCGTTATTCTCAGTTTGTCCACTGGCTTTCAGAAGCAAATAGATACATTCCAAAACGATGCGATGTCTGAGTTTCCAATTATAATATCTCAGACATCAATGGAACTGAATGCTGAAAACATATCAAGTATGCAAGACAGAATTAAAGATAGAATGATGGGAACGGAGGAATTTGCTGACTCGGAAGAAGTATATCTGTATGATTCGTCAGAAACTACTATTGCCCATAAAAATATAATAACCGACGAGTATATGGATTATCTGAATAATATTGATCCGGAAATTGCTAAAAGCATTGGCTATACCAGAATTGTAGGTATGAATATGCTGAGAAAGGTGGACAACACCGTTAAGCCTGTATCAATAAGTAATATTATGACTTCTATGGGGCAGGGAATGGATCTTTCGAGTATGTCAAATATGGCTAATATCGGTAGTATGGATGAAATTGGGCTGTCCTCTTATCCTGAAACATTAGAAGAAAATGAGGAACCTTATCTAGTAAAAAACTATGATTTACTCGCAGGAGATTATCCGAAAGAACCAACGGAAATAGTACTGGTTGTAGATTCGAAAAACAGAATTGATTATAATAAACTAAAAGCATTAGGATTTGATACAGAGAATGTTACAAGCATAAAATTTTCAGACATTGTTGGTACTGAATTTAAAATAATTTCAAATGATGACTTTTACATTAAAACAGATATGGGAAATTATGTTCCAGGACAGGACTATGAATCAATGTATGATTCAGACAAGAGCATAACAGTGCAAATTGTTGGTGTGGTTCGTCAAAAGCAGGATGTTCAGATTGGTATTCTCGGTACAGGAATTGCGCATAGTGACGCATTGTCACAAATGATTATTGATGATGCATCTAATTCGGAGATTGTAAAAGCGCAACAACAGAGCGATAAAAACGTTATGAGCATGGAAGATATGGATGAAGAAACAAAGAATAACTTCTTATCATATCTTGGTGGAAATGCATCCCCCTTTATGGTAATGGTATACCCAGATAATTTCGAGAACAAGGATGCGGTTCTTGAGTATCTTGAAGCATATAATGAAGGGAAAGATTTAGAAAATCAAGTCTTTTATACTGATTTAGCAGGCAGAATGACAGATCTGACAGGTGGAATCATGGATGCAATAACGCTTGTTCTGATTGCTTTTGCGGCTATATCACTTGTAGTCAGTCTAATTATGATTGGCATCATAACCTATACTTCTGTGTTGGAACGGACAAAAGAAATCGGAGTGCTGCGTGCTTTAGGTGCAAGGAAGAAAGATATTACACGAGTATTTGATGCGGAGACATTGATTTTAGGTGTTTTTTCCGGAGTCTTAGGTGTGGTTATAGCTTGGCTATTAACGTTTCCAATTAATTCCTTACTATATGATTGGACCGGGCTTAGTGGAGTTGCAAATTTGCAGATGCTACACGCCATAGTCCTAGTAGTTATTAGTACTATCCTTACTGTGTTGGGTGGCCATATTCCAGCAAGAATGGCTTCTCAAAAGGATGCTGTTGAAGCATTGCGAAGCGAATAA
- a CDS encoding putative ABC transporter permease, protein MNYLVDDFLLFLIYSFIGWVCEVIYCSIPAKKFVNRGFLVGPYCPIYGFGALAVINILMPFSDNPVIVYFFAVIITSIIEYATGYLLERVYHLKWWDYSNYKWNIHGRVVLHNSIIFGVLSVLAIYHLNPVLIGMVNKFSLSMRTTVSLMLLFLFLIDNIISTLNALKLKNNLSRLHLISDEIKQKVSEKLFIKSQSIPSENEQSKIRVLSHKIDELNFKFNDISKQNKKIVKRVFAAFPNMSSKLHKEILSNLKALNKMNTKKKNKKTKAHG, encoded by the coding sequence ATGAATTATTTGGTGGACGATTTTTTATTATTTTTGATATACAGCTTTATTGGCTGGGTGTGTGAGGTGATATATTGCTCAATTCCGGCAAAAAAGTTTGTAAATAGAGGGTTTTTAGTTGGTCCGTACTGTCCCATTTATGGCTTTGGAGCTCTTGCGGTAATAAATATATTGATGCCTTTTTCTGATAATCCTGTAATAGTTTATTTTTTTGCAGTGATTATAACTAGTATAATAGAATATGCTACGGGATATTTACTTGAACGAGTATACCATCTAAAATGGTGGGACTATTCAAATTATAAGTGGAATATTCACGGAAGGGTTGTATTGCATAATTCAATAATTTTTGGAGTATTGTCAGTGTTAGCAATATATCACCTTAATCCTGTTCTAATTGGTATGGTAAACAAATTTTCGTTAAGCATGCGTACAACCGTAAGTTTGATGCTGCTATTCCTATTTTTGATTGACAATATAATATCCACACTAAATGCATTAAAATTGAAAAACAACCTATCAAGGCTTCATTTAATTTCTGATGAAATCAAACAAAAGGTATCTGAAAAACTTTTTATAAAATCACAATCGATACCATCCGAAAATGAGCAATCTAAGATTAGAGTGCTATCTCACAAAATTGATGAGCTTAATTTCAAATTTAACGATATATCAAAACAAAATAAAAAAATCGTTAAACGAGTGTTTGCTGCTTTTCCTAATATGTCATCAAAATTACACAAAGAAATACTATCGAATTTAAAAGCATTAAACAAAATGAACACAAAAAAGAAAAACAAAAAAACTAAAGCACATGGGTAA